Proteins from a single region of Nerophis lumbriciformis linkage group LG36, RoL_Nlum_v2.1, whole genome shotgun sequence:
- the LOC133576870 gene encoding protocadherin alpha-C2-like, with protein MGVFNKAEKRTRRHPTFLLFCAVLHCASAVTHYSVPEEMEEGSVVANLAADLGLDVKTLIERKVRLETIASGRYLDLNKETGELHIAERIDREALCPVKTSLSSCYLKMEVIIENPKRIFYIELEVLDINDNAPHFRRDTIDLDISEATQAGERFSVSNAVDPDVGSNSVKTYQLSESKYFTIEIQTGRDGSKFADLILKEALDRELQAVHNLVLTAVDGGTPSRSGTARIIVQVLDTNDNAPLFDESIYSVNIMENSPIGNLVIDLNATDLDEGSNSDLTYSYSLYTPEKTQETFHLNPTTGEITVKGMLNYEDFKIYDMEVIAADKGVNSLSGQCTIKIQVEDMNDNHPEISIKSFQSPVSENIDVDTVIAVVSVSDKDSGDNGVVDLHIPHKMPFKLRESSDNYYELVVSEPLDREKVPEYDITFTVTDRGSPPLSDNETMTLHLLDVNDNVPHFPQSFYTIRVMENNAPGALLSSLSAFDPDLHENQYLVYFILEKEIVNTSMSMLFSINPENGNLYALKTFDYEMEKDFLFHIEARDSGSPPLSSNVTVHIIIMDQNDNAPVIVSPWRAHGSVVEEKIPRSTDKGSLVAKVIALDVDSVHNSRITYHFLQVTDATLFSLDQYNGEIRTMRMFSYKDPRHQRLVVVAKDNGDPALSATVTIKLSTMETAVKAHSDMTEVPMEYDIFSDLNLYLVIGLGSVSFLLLITILVTIVLKCQNTKPSITAPPSRNSVISERNSTIADSTLVSNDAYWYSLFLAETRKGKMVVRQPVPKGSRYIVSSIPRSTGMSETSGSAPSTLQVWNNTIFLCCTNQYNVIS; from the coding sequence ATGGGTGTTTTTAACAAGGCTGAGAAGAGGACGAGGCGTCATCCGACATTTCTTCTTTTCTGCGCCGTCCTGCACTGCGCGTCTGCGGTGACGCACTACTCCGTCCCGGAGGAAATGGAGGAAGGATCTGTCGTGGCAAACTTAGCTGCGGATTTAGGTCTGGATGTAAAAACGCTGATTGAGAGGAAAGTGCGCCTGGAGACCATTGCCAGTGGGAGATATCTGGACTTGAACAAAGAAACCGGCGAGCTGCACATTGCCGAGCGCATAGACAGGGAGGCTCTGTGTCCCGTAAAGACTTCATTGTCGTCATGTTACCTGAAAATGGAGGTAATAATCGAGAATCCCAAACGAATATTTTACATTGAATTAGAGGTGCTGGATATAAATGACAACGCTCCTCATTTCCGACGGGACACCATTGATTTGGATATTTCAGAGGCGACGCAGGCAGGTGAGCGCTTCTCTGTGAGCAATGCAGTGGACCCTGACGTCGGCTCCAATTCTGTGAAAACATACCAATTAAGCGAAAGTAAATATTTCACTATAGAAATTCAGACTGGAAGAGATGGGTCTAAATTCGCTGATTTGATTCTGAAAGAGGCTTTAGACCGAGAGCTGCAGGCTGTGCATAATTTAGTACTAACGGCAGTAGATGGCGGTACACCCTCACGTTCTGGCACTGCCAGGATTATTGTTCAGGTTTTGGACACCAACGACAACGCTCCTTTGTTTGATGAATCTATTTACAGTGTGAACATAATGGAGAATTCTCCTATTGGAAACCTTGTCATTGATTTAAATGCTACTGACTTAGATGAAGGTTCCAACTCTGATTTAACATATTCATATAGTTTATACACACCAGAGAAAACACAAGAAACATTTCACTTAAATCCGACTACTGGTGAGATTACCGTTAAAGGAATGTTGAATTATGAAGATTTTAAGATTTATGATATGGAAGTTATAGCAGCAGACAAAGGAGTCAACAGTTTATCAGGACAATGTACAATTAAAATTCAAGTTGAGGACATGAATGACAACCATCCAGAAATATCTATTAAATCGTTCCAAAGTCCGGTCAGTGAGAATATTGATGTTGACACGGTGATAGCAGTGGTCAGTGTGAGTGATAAGGACTCAGGTGACAATGGAGTAGTGGATCTTCACATTCCTCATAAAATGCCTTTTAAACTGAGGGAGTCCTCTGATAACTATTACGAGTTAGTGGTCTCCGAGCCATTAGACCGTGAGAAGGTTCCAGAATATGACATCACCTTCACTGTCACAGACCGAGGCTCCCCTCCTTTAAGTGACAATGAAACCATGACTTTACATCTGCTGGATGTGAATGATAATGTTCCACACTTCCCTCAGTCCTTTTATACCATACGTGTGATGGAGAATAACGCTCCTGGCGCCTTGCTCAGTTCACTCAGTGCGTTTGACCCTGACCTCCACGAGAACCAGTACCTAGTTTACTTCATCCTAGAGAAGGAGATCGTCAACACCTCCATGTCCATGCTGTTCTCCATCAATCCAGAGAACGGGAACCTTTACGCACTAAAGACTTTTGACTATGAGATGGAGAAGGATTTTCTTTTCCACATTGAGGCCAGAGACTCTGGCTCTCCTCCACTCAGCAGCAACGTGACAGTCCACATCATCATTATGGACCAGAACGACAACGCTCCGGTTATTGTCTCTCCTTGGCGAGCGCACGGCTCCGTGGTGGAGGAGAAGATCCCCAGATCCACTGATAAAGGTTCTCTGGTCGCCAAGGTGATAGCTTTGGATGTGGACTCGGTGCACAACTCTCGCATCACCTACCACTTCCTGCAGGTGACTGATGCCACCTTGTTCAGTCTGGACCAGTACAACGGAGAGATCCGCACCATGAGGATGTTCAGTTACAAAGATCCACGTCACCAGAGACTGGTTGTTGTTGCCAAGGACAACGGGGATCCGGCTCTCTCTGCTACAGTCACCATCAAGCTGTCCACGATGGAGACTGCTGTGAAGGCCCACTCGGACATGACTGAGGTGCCCATGGAATACGACATCTTCTCAGACCTCAACCTGTATTTGGTCATCGGTCTGGGCTCAGTGTCCTTCCTGCTGCTCATCACCATCTTAGTCACCATCGTGCTCAAGTGTCAGAATACCAAGCCCAGCATAACGGCTCCTCCCAGCAGGAACAGTGTGATCAGTGAGAGGAACTCCACCATCGCAGATTCCACTCTGGTGTCCAACGACGCCTACTGGTACAGTCTGTTTCTGGCAGAGACCAGGAAAGGAAAGATGGTGGTCCGGCAGCCTGTGCCAAAAGGTTCCAGATACATCGTGTCCAGTATTCCCAGGAGCACAGGCATGTCTGAGACTAGTGGCTCTGCTCCTTCAACCTTGCAGGTATGGAATAACACAATATTTCTGTGTTGTACTAATCAGTATAATGTTATATCTTAA